A portion of the Leucoraja erinacea ecotype New England chromosome 9, Leri_hhj_1, whole genome shotgun sequence genome contains these proteins:
- the LOC129699942 gene encoding uncharacterized protein LOC129699942: VSPSPKARNLGVIFDSTLSLEPHIHHVIKISFFHLRNIAKLRPSLTPPAAERLIHAFISSRLDYCNSLLLGISSTYINRLQLVQNTAAQFITHTKSWHHITPVLKQLHWLPISHRVTYKILILTYKALHHLAPPYLTDLLSPYQPSRSLRSTSAGLLSIHKSNLRSFGDRTFSRAAPRLGNSLPQLIRNSVSLTIFQSRLKTHLFTSAYP, encoded by the coding sequence gtctccccatctcccaaggcccgcaaccttggcgtgatctttgattccaccctctcccttgagcctcacatccaccatgtcattaaaatctccttctttcatctccgcaacatcgccaaactcagaccctctctcacacctcccgctgctgaaagactcatccatgccttcatctcctcccgactggactattgcaactcacttctccttggcatcagctccacctacatcaaccgactccaactggtccagaacacagccgcccaattcatcacccacaccaaatcctggcatcacatcactccagtcctcaaacaacttcactggcttcccatctcccaccgggtcacctacaaaatcctgatcctcacctacaaagccctccaccatctggcccccccatatctcactgacctcctctccccctaccaaccctcacggtccctcagatccacatcagccggtctcctctccatccacaagtccaacctccgcagttttggggacagaaccttctccagggcagctcccaggctcgggaactccctcccccaactgatccgcaattccgtgtccctcaccatcttccagtcccgcctcaagacccatctcttcacctctgcctatccttag